Proteins co-encoded in one Flavobacteriaceae bacterium MAR_2009_75 genomic window:
- a CDS encoding tRNA U34 5-methylaminomethyl-2-thiouridine-forming methyltransferase MnmC, producing the protein MKRKIITTGDGSKTIQISDWDEQYHSKHGAIQEAYHVFIKMGLSLFSDRELSILEIGFGTGLNAFITFLEAEKGNLVVNYNGVEKFPVSVEEVHQLNYISELKAEEFSNAFSRMHDSSWDREHLISENFRLTKRQLDFNEIDGEERFDLIYFDAFGARVQPELWTEDIFSRMYGVLKLGGVLVTYSAKGSVRRAMQAVGFEVERLPGPPGKREMLRAMKH; encoded by the coding sequence TTGAAACGAAAAATTATTACTACGGGTGATGGTTCTAAAACCATACAAATATCAGATTGGGATGAACAATACCATTCTAAACACGGTGCTATACAAGAAGCTTATCACGTATTTATTAAAATGGGTCTTTCTTTATTTTCTGATCGTGAACTTTCAATATTGGAAATCGGTTTCGGTACAGGTTTAAATGCTTTCATTACTTTTTTAGAGGCTGAAAAAGGAAATTTGGTAGTAAACTATAATGGAGTTGAGAAATTCCCCGTTTCTGTAGAGGAAGTACATCAGCTCAATTATATTTCTGAACTAAAGGCGGAAGAATTTTCGAATGCTTTTTCAAGGATGCACGACTCATCTTGGGATCGAGAGCATTTAATTTCAGAAAACTTTCGATTGACCAAGCGACAGCTTGATTTCAACGAAATCGACGGTGAAGAAAGGTTTGACCTGATATACTTCGATGCTTTTGGTGCAAGGGTTCAACCTGAACTTTGGACGGAAGATATTTTCTCAAGAATGTATGGGGTGTTGAAATTGGGAGGGGTACTCGTTACCTACTCGGCGAAAGGTAGTGTTCGAAGGGCGATGCAAGCCGTAGGTTTTGAGGTGGAGAGATTACCGGGGCCGCCAGGAAAACGTGAGATGTTGAGGGCTATGAAGCACTGA
- a CDS encoding branched-chain amino acid aminotransferase: MNTITQKISIEKVRTSKIDQVDFDNLAFGSVFTDHMLVCDYRNGAWETPKIIPYQPISLEPSAKIFHYGQSIFEGMKAYKDTDSKIWFFRPYDNHKRLNISANRMAIPEIPEEYFMEGLKALVDLEEAWIPQNDGSSLYIRPFIFASGKGFHASPADEYKFIICLAPSGSYFSGKVKVLIEEKYSRSANGGVGYAKAGGNYAGQFYPTQLAAKKGYSQVIWTDDNSHEYIEEAGAMNIFIRIDDTLITGPTSDRILDGITRKSILQIAEDEGIKTEVRKITVNEVVEAAKNGRLKEMFGAGTAAVISPISTFGHRDVDYDLPELEESYATRLKKRITDIQYNRAEDPFGWRHSL, encoded by the coding sequence ATGAATACGATCACGCAAAAAATAAGCATTGAAAAGGTTAGAACATCAAAAATAGATCAAGTTGATTTTGACAATTTGGCGTTTGGTAGCGTGTTCACTGATCATATGCTGGTGTGCGATTATAGAAACGGAGCATGGGAAACACCAAAAATAATACCGTATCAACCCATTAGCTTAGAACCATCTGCGAAAATTTTCCACTACGGTCAATCCATTTTTGAAGGAATGAAGGCGTACAAGGATACGGACAGCAAAATTTGGTTTTTCAGACCTTATGACAATCACAAACGTCTGAACATTTCCGCTAACAGAATGGCTATTCCAGAAATTCCGGAAGAATATTTTATGGAAGGCTTAAAGGCCTTGGTCGATCTTGAAGAAGCTTGGATTCCTCAAAATGATGGTAGTTCTTTATATATTCGTCCGTTTATTTTTGCTTCAGGCAAGGGTTTTCATGCTTCACCGGCAGATGAATATAAATTCATTATCTGTCTGGCCCCGTCAGGTTCTTATTTCTCTGGAAAAGTGAAGGTATTGATTGAAGAAAAATATTCACGATCTGCAAATGGCGGTGTCGGGTATGCTAAAGCAGGAGGCAACTATGCAGGGCAGTTCTACCCTACACAATTGGCCGCCAAAAAAGGGTACAGCCAAGTGATATGGACGGATGATAACAGTCACGAATATATTGAGGAAGCGGGGGCCATGAATATATTTATTCGAATTGATGACACATTGATTACCGGTCCGACAAGTGACCGAATTCTTGATGGCATTACCCGAAAGAGTATTCTTCAGATCGCCGAAGACGAAGGTATTAAAACCGAAGTTCGAAAAATAACAGTGAATGAAGTAGTGGAAGCCGCCAAAAACGGCCGCCTCAAAGAAATGTTCGGTGCAGGCACAGCTGCTGTAATTTCACCTATTTCTACTTTTGGCCACAGAGACGTCGATTATGATTTACCCGAGTTAGAAGAAAGCTATGCGACCCGTCTCAAAAAACGAATTACGGATATTCAGTACAATAGAGCCGAAGATCCGTTCGGGTGGAGACATAGTCTCTAA
- a CDS encoding phosphoribosyl-ATP pyrophosphohydrolase, which translates to MKSKISAVELFHKSFGLGVSDSVQADLGAAKNMLRFNLMDEENKEYLEAANNNDLVEVADALGDMLYILCGTILEHGMQYKIEEVFDEIQRSNMSKLGADGKPIYREDGKVLKGPNYFKPDILKILERS; encoded by the coding sequence ATGAAAAGTAAAATTAGTGCAGTCGAACTATTTCACAAATCTTTTGGTCTAGGTGTTTCCGATAGTGTTCAGGCTGATTTAGGGGCTGCAAAAAATATGCTCCGTTTTAATTTGATGGATGAGGAGAATAAAGAATATCTAGAGGCAGCGAACAACAATGACCTTGTTGAAGTGGCCGATGCCCTTGGTGATATGCTTTATATATTGTGCGGTACCATTTTAGAACACGGTATGCAGTACAAGATAGAAGAGGTTTTCGATGAAATTCAACGAAGTAATATGAGCAAGCTCGGAGCCGATGGAAAACCGATCTATCGCGAAGATGGTAAAGTTTTAAAAGGACCTAACTATTTCAAACCCGATATATTAAAGATATTGGAGCGGTCTTAA
- a CDS encoding camphor resistance protein CrcB, with protein MKQFLLVFFGGGIGSLLRFLISKNLNNYSTHFFFGTFLANIIGCLLIGLILGLSSKGNYLSENQTLLLATGFCGGFTTFSTFAFEKHSLLTSGDLFYFFIYTISSIAAGIAAIALGLWLAKLL; from the coding sequence ATGAAACAATTTCTACTTGTTTTTTTTGGTGGGGGTATCGGAAGTCTATTAAGGTTCTTAATATCAAAAAACCTTAATAATTACTCTACTCACTTTTTCTTTGGTACCTTTTTGGCCAACATTATAGGTTGTTTATTGATAGGTCTAATTCTGGGTTTGTCAAGCAAGGGCAATTATTTATCTGAAAATCAAACACTGTTGTTGGCCACTGGTTTCTGCGGTGGGTTTACCACATTCTCCACCTTTGCTTTTGAAAAACATTCACTTCTTACCTCTGGAGACCTATTTTATTTCTTTATCTACACCATCAGCAGTATCGCCGCTGGCATTGCAGCGATAGCTCTGGGATTGTGGCTTGCCAAATTGTTATAA
- a CDS encoding nitrogen regulatory protein P-II family produces the protein MKQIEAIIRKSKFDEVKKALHDIEVNFFSYWDVTGVGNEKQGHVYRGISYSTSDIQRRYLSIVVSDEFVEKTVSTILETAYTGNVGDGKVFVSEIVEAYRIRTKESGQAGIN, from the coding sequence ATGAAACAAATCGAGGCAATTATCAGAAAATCCAAGTTTGATGAAGTCAAAAAAGCACTTCATGATATCGAGGTCAACTTCTTTAGTTACTGGGATGTAACAGGAGTTGGAAATGAAAAACAAGGTCATGTCTATCGCGGCATTTCTTATAGTACCAGCGATATTCAACGCAGATACCTTTCAATCGTAGTATCGGATGAATTCGTAGAAAAAACGGTCAGTACCATTTTAGAGACCGCCTACACCGGTAATGTAGGTGATGGTAAGGTTTTCGTCTCAGAAATAGTTGAGGCGTATCGTATCAGAACAAAAGAATCAGGTCAGGCCGGAATCAACTAA
- a CDS encoding ammonium transporter has product MDAGLFTANNVWMMLATALVFFMHTGFAFLEIGLTRQKNTINILFKNIFIITVGLLLYYAWGFNMMYPGFEEGSSGIFGFAGFGIAAPEGGMTPDYADGGYTWWTDFLFQGMFAATAATIVSGAVAERIKIGAFMIFTVVYVGLVYPIVGAWKWGGGFLDSWGFYDFAGSTLVHSVGGWAALVAVYLLGSRIGKFDESGKPKAIPGHSIPMATAGVLILWLGWFGFNGGSVLSADPELTSLVLVTTSLAAAAGGVGAFLLSTIMYKNLDLTMFLNGILGGLVGITAGADLMSPNEAVVIGFLAGLIIVLGVALIDKLKLDDPVGAVTVHLICGIWGTLAVGLFGDKAGAGQFMTQLYGVLIVGAFCVVCSFIILGALKAIMGLRVTKEEEIEGLDIHEHGMDAYPDFIND; this is encoded by the coding sequence ATGGACGCAGGATTATTTACAGCAAACAACGTATGGATGATGTTGGCTACAGCTTTGGTATTCTTCATGCATACCGGTTTCGCCTTTTTGGAAATTGGCTTGACCAGACAAAAAAATACAATCAACATTCTTTTTAAAAACATATTTATAATCACCGTAGGTCTTCTTTTATACTACGCATGGGGTTTTAATATGATGTACCCAGGCTTCGAAGAAGGTTCTTCGGGAATTTTTGGATTTGCAGGATTTGGAATCGCAGCCCCAGAAGGCGGTATGACCCCTGATTACGCAGATGGCGGTTACACTTGGTGGACAGACTTCTTGTTTCAAGGAATGTTTGCCGCAACTGCCGCAACAATTGTTTCAGGTGCCGTTGCAGAACGAATCAAGATCGGTGCTTTCATGATTTTCACCGTAGTTTACGTTGGCCTTGTCTACCCTATAGTAGGTGCTTGGAAATGGGGTGGTGGATTCTTGGATTCTTGGGGATTCTACGATTTCGCAGGTTCAACCTTAGTTCACTCCGTTGGAGGATGGGCCGCATTGGTTGCCGTTTACTTATTAGGTTCTAGAATTGGAAAATTCGATGAAAGCGGAAAACCAAAAGCAATTCCAGGACATAGCATACCAATGGCAACCGCAGGTGTTTTGATTCTATGGTTAGGTTGGTTCGGCTTTAACGGCGGATCAGTTCTTTCAGCCGACCCGGAATTAACTTCTTTAGTTTTGGTAACTACCAGTTTGGCAGCAGCAGCAGGTGGTGTAGGCGCATTTCTTCTTTCGACCATCATGTACAAAAACCTTGACCTTACCATGTTCTTAAACGGTATTCTAGGTGGCTTGGTAGGTATTACAGCCGGTGCAGATTTAATGTCACCGAACGAAGCGGTCGTTATCGGCTTCTTGGCAGGTTTGATTATCGTACTTGGTGTAGCTCTAATAGATAAATTAAAGCTTGACGATCCAGTAGGTGCCGTTACAGTTCACTTGATCTGTGGTATCTGGGGAACTCTTGCCGTAGGTCTCTTCGGCGATAAAGCTGGCGCTGGTCAGTTTATGACACAATTGTACGGTGTCTTAATCGTAGGTGCATTCTGCGTCGTGTGTTCATTTATTATTCTTGGCGCATTGAAAGCTATCATGGGCTTAAGAGTTACAAAAGAAGAAGAGATTGAAGGTCTCGATATTCACGAGCATGGTATGGATGCATACCCTGATTTTATCAATGATTAA
- a CDS encoding putative OmpL-like beta-barrel porin-2, translating into MKAIINTKYLKNIFLLTLLFSSAAIFAQEDEEEGSKFSFSGSIDAYYRANLNGDNSFDDGTGLPVTAPGSSFANLPGFALGMANVIGAYEGEKVGFVADLVFGPRGTDAIFASPMYSATGNIVNQLYAYWNVSDAVTLTFGNFNTFLGYEVISPVANFNYSTSYLFSYGPFSHTGLKADFALSDDFSLMLAVMNPTDLTEFNPTGQYAWGAQLGYSGQYLNLLIDNGSYEVDFTGGFDLSDTFFLGLNAAYFDGDEEDGVGSFAGVAVYPQLATSDNFSIGLRGEYFAETDFFGAVGGSDADGDASVFAVTLTGSATIGDLIIKPELRLDSASEEVFIDSDGMPMGGLTSFVLAAIYSF; encoded by the coding sequence ATGAAAGCGATTATAAATACAAAGTACTTAAAAAATATTTTCTTATTGACTTTACTTTTCTCTTCAGCTGCAATATTTGCCCAAGAAGATGAAGAAGAAGGTTCTAAGTTTTCTTTTAGCGGTTCTATTGATGCCTATTATAGAGCAAATTTGAATGGTGACAACAGTTTTGACGATGGAACTGGTTTACCAGTAACAGCACCCGGCTCTTCCTTTGCCAACCTTCCAGGTTTTGCGCTAGGCATGGCTAACGTTATTGGAGCCTATGAAGGAGAAAAAGTTGGTTTCGTTGCTGATCTAGTTTTCGGACCAAGAGGTACAGATGCCATTTTTGCTTCTCCAATGTATTCCGCTACCGGAAACATCGTAAACCAATTATATGCGTATTGGAATGTATCTGACGCCGTTACATTAACCTTTGGTAACTTTAATACTTTCTTAGGTTATGAGGTAATTTCTCCTGTAGCAAATTTCAACTACAGCACATCTTACCTTTTCTCTTACGGGCCATTCAGCCACACTGGTTTAAAAGCTGACTTTGCACTATCTGATGACTTCAGTTTAATGTTGGCTGTAATGAACCCAACTGACTTAACTGAGTTCAACCCAACCGGTCAGTATGCCTGGGGTGCTCAATTGGGCTATAGCGGACAGTACTTGAACCTTTTGATAGACAACGGTTCTTACGAAGTAGATTTCACTGGTGGTTTTGACCTTTCTGATACTTTCTTTCTTGGTTTGAACGCTGCTTATTTTGATGGTGATGAAGAAGATGGTGTTGGTAGTTTTGCCGGTGTGGCCGTTTATCCTCAGTTAGCCACTTCTGACAATTTCAGTATCGGACTTAGAGGTGAGTATTTTGCTGAGACAGATTTCTTCGGTGCAGTTGGTGGTAGTGATGCCGATGGTGATGCTAGTGTATTTGCCGTAACCCTAACAGGTAGCGCCACTATAGGAGATTTGATTATCAAACCAGAATTAAGATTGGATAGCGCTTCAGAAGAAGTATTTATAGATTCTGACGGAATGCCAATGGGTGGCCTTACCTCTTTTGTATTGGCAGCTATCTATTCGTTCTAA
- a CDS encoding putative MFS family arabinose efflux permease, producing MKKLYLNYLASFSGLSKEVWWLALITLINRAGTMVIPFLSLYLTQNLGFTLENVGSIMTCFGLGSLAGAWLGGKLTDIFGYYKVMLISLFLTGVLFIGIQFLHDFWSICSGIFILMVAADAFRPAAFVALSAYSKPENKTRSVSLLRLAINLGFSAGPALGGILIASVGYEGLFWTDGGTCIIASILLLLILNPKRAKVSDDIIVKSSRSAYTDFHYLIFIISMILFSFAFVQYFSTIPIFYKEIHALNELKIGLLLALNGFTIFALEMPLIKYMENKPWSKLTHVLVGLILVGLSFLVLNIFSWTGILVIGMLLMTVGEMIAFPFSNAFAMDRAKNGNQGEYMALYTIAFSISHVFAHNSGMKSIAEFGFEITWYGITLICLMGILLLAYLKNEMQKT from the coding sequence ATGAAAAAACTTTACCTGAATTATTTGGCATCTTTTAGCGGACTATCAAAAGAAGTCTGGTGGCTAGCGCTCATCACCTTAATAAATAGAGCGGGTACAATGGTAATACCTTTTCTATCACTTTATCTGACCCAAAACCTAGGCTTTACGCTAGAAAATGTAGGCAGCATCATGACCTGTTTTGGTCTCGGCTCTTTGGCGGGGGCTTGGTTGGGCGGTAAACTTACCGATATCTTCGGCTACTATAAGGTTATGCTTATCAGCCTATTTTTGACCGGCGTTTTATTTATAGGTATTCAATTTCTACACGACTTTTGGTCCATATGTTCCGGCATCTTTATTCTTATGGTCGCAGCCGATGCTTTTAGACCGGCCGCTTTTGTTGCACTCAGCGCATATAGTAAGCCAGAAAATAAAACGAGATCGGTTAGCTTGCTTCGTTTGGCCATAAATCTAGGTTTTAGTGCTGGGCCCGCACTTGGGGGCATTCTTATTGCCTCTGTGGGATACGAAGGTCTTTTTTGGACCGACGGAGGCACTTGTATTATTGCCAGTATATTATTGCTATTGATTTTAAATCCGAAGCGAGCTAAAGTATCTGATGATATTATTGTAAAATCATCTCGTTCGGCTTATACTGATTTTCATTATTTGATCTTTATAATAAGTATGATTCTGTTCAGTTTCGCATTTGTTCAATACTTTTCGACAATCCCCATATTTTACAAAGAAATACATGCACTGAACGAGCTCAAAATTGGTTTGCTTTTGGCGCTGAACGGCTTTACCATATTTGCCCTAGAGATGCCGCTTATCAAGTATATGGAAAATAAACCTTGGTCAAAATTAACGCACGTTCTCGTGGGGTTGATTTTAGTCGGATTGAGCTTTCTAGTGCTGAACATATTTAGTTGGACCGGGATTCTGGTTATCGGTATGCTCTTGATGACAGTAGGCGAGATGATTGCATTTCCGTTCTCCAATGCTTTTGCAATGGATAGAGCCAAAAACGGAAATCAAGGAGAATATATGGCTCTTTATACAATAGCCTTTTCTATTTCGCACGTATTCGCCCATAATTCAGGAATGAAATCAATAGCTGAATTCGGCTTCGAAATTACATGGTACGGCATTACCCTAATATGTTTAATGGGCATTCTACTTCTAGCTTATTTAAAAAATGAAATGCAAAAAACGTAA
- a CDS encoding small conductance mechanosensitive channel — protein sequence MDWNKINEYAQIAIDKVVFYLPRIFLALLIFYIGFKIVQKLVELVKKGLERTGFSETLTPFLASTVGVILKGAVLFAIATVLGADLTGLFAILAAAAFAVGMALQGSLGNFASGILILTLKPFKVGDWIDVQDRFGRVVEIGIFSTDVLTPGNKILIIPNSMITDSVVTNFTEKGMIRLELDVTMPYEESFPKVREILFEALSGVDNILEDPKPEVGILNFDSHNVQLTVRPYVKPDNFWDVTFETHKAIKNAFNKYGVEVAYSEGVEIGKIGE from the coding sequence ATGGATTGGAATAAAATAAATGAGTATGCCCAGATCGCCATCGATAAGGTAGTGTTCTATTTGCCGCGCATATTTCTTGCTCTTTTGATATTTTATATTGGTTTCAAAATAGTTCAAAAACTTGTAGAGTTAGTAAAGAAAGGCTTGGAGCGCACAGGCTTTTCCGAAACCTTGACACCTTTCTTGGCTTCAACGGTCGGCGTAATACTTAAGGGGGCCGTACTCTTCGCAATCGCAACCGTTTTAGGAGCAGACCTTACCGGGCTTTTTGCAATTCTTGCCGCAGCTGCTTTTGCCGTAGGTATGGCGTTACAGGGCAGCTTAGGTAATTTTGCTTCCGGAATTCTGATATTGACACTAAAACCATTTAAGGTGGGGGATTGGATAGATGTACAAGATCGATTTGGTCGAGTGGTTGAAATCGGTATTTTCAGTACCGATGTACTTACCCCTGGAAATAAAATTCTAATAATACCGAACTCAATGATAACCGATTCGGTGGTCACCAATTTTACCGAAAAAGGTATGATTAGGTTAGAGTTAGATGTTACCATGCCTTATGAGGAAAGCTTCCCGAAGGTTAGAGAAATCTTGTTCGAGGCATTGAGTGGGGTTGATAACATATTAGAAGATCCAAAACCGGAAGTTGGTATACTTAATTTTGATTCCCATAATGTGCAGTTAACAGTGCGGCCTTATGTGAAACCTGACAACTTTTGGGATGTTACTTTCGAAACTCACAAGGCTATAAAAAATGCTTTTAATAAATATGGGGTCGAAGTAGCATATTCCGAAGGTGTTGAAATTGGTAAAATAGGGGAGTAG
- a CDS encoding Lrp/AsnC family leucine-responsive transcriptional regulator, whose amino-acid sequence MISKANIDELNWKILKCLQDNARQSFANIGREVGLTPPAVAERVKKMEDLGIIEGYRTKVSHVLTGHQLKAIITLRAFMGKLKPFLEIVKTFKEVVNCYRITGNENIVMEVVLHDQFHLEKFIDKLIQYGETRTHIILSNVVSNAPISKNSQG is encoded by the coding sequence ATGATTTCGAAAGCAAATATCGATGAGTTGAACTGGAAAATACTCAAATGCCTGCAAGATAATGCTCGACAAAGTTTCGCAAATATTGGTCGAGAAGTGGGGCTAACACCCCCTGCAGTAGCGGAACGGGTAAAAAAGATGGAAGACCTAGGTATTATTGAAGGTTACAGAACGAAAGTCTCACATGTACTAACGGGTCACCAGCTCAAGGCGATAATAACCTTAAGGGCTTTTATGGGAAAATTGAAACCATTTCTAGAAATCGTAAAAACATTTAAAGAAGTGGTTAATTGCTATAGAATTACAGGAAATGAAAATATTGTAATGGAGGTAGTACTGCATGACCAATTTCATTTAGAGAAATTCATAGATAAGTTGATTCAGTACGGAGAAACCAGAACACATATTATACTCTCTAATGTGGTTTCAAATGCACCTATCAGCAAAAATTCACAAGGTTGA
- a CDS encoding formyltetrahydrofolate deformylase, with product MKTTILINCSDQTGIINAVTGYIHKNQGNVIYLDQHVDKEANVFFMRLESDFENEGFDIDEFNEGFQKELADKYRMSWSIHQAVPKPKMALFVSKYNHCLYDLLSRFHSGELDVEIPFIISNHNDLQPIAKQFDIPFHHIPVSKETKESAENAQLTLLKEKEIDFIVLARYMQIVSPKIIDNYPNKIINIHHSFLPAFAGAKPYHAAFKRGVKIIGATSHYVTEELDAGPIIEQDVTAVSHSHSIKDFIAKGRDLEKIVLARAVNLHVRRKTMVYNNKTVIFS from the coding sequence TTGAAAACTACCATACTCATAAATTGCTCGGACCAGACCGGAATTATCAATGCCGTAACAGGATACATTCACAAAAATCAAGGTAATGTTATTTACCTTGACCAACATGTAGACAAAGAAGCCAACGTATTTTTTATGCGTTTGGAAAGCGATTTCGAAAACGAAGGCTTTGATATAGACGAGTTCAACGAAGGCTTTCAAAAAGAACTGGCCGACAAATACAGAATGAGTTGGAGCATTCATCAGGCCGTTCCAAAACCTAAAATGGCCTTGTTTGTTTCTAAATACAATCACTGCCTCTATGATTTACTTAGTAGGTTTCATTCCGGTGAGTTGGATGTTGAAATACCGTTCATCATCAGCAACCACAACGACCTACAACCTATCGCCAAGCAATTCGATATACCTTTTCATCATATACCGGTAAGTAAAGAAACCAAGGAAAGCGCCGAAAATGCACAATTAACTTTGTTGAAAGAAAAAGAAATAGACTTTATTGTTCTTGCGCGTTACATGCAAATTGTGAGCCCCAAGATAATTGACAACTACCCTAATAAAATAATCAACATTCACCATTCATTCTTACCTGCTTTTGCTGGAGCCAAACCCTATCATGCCGCATTCAAAAGAGGGGTCAAGATTATCGGTGCTACGAGTCACTACGTCACCGAAGAGCTAGATGCAGGCCCTATTATCGAGCAAGACGTAACTGCAGTTTCCCATTCCCATAGCATTAAAGATTTTATTGCCAAGGGCAGAGACCTTGAGAAAATCGTTTTGGCCCGGGCGGTAAATCTTCACGTGCGACGAAAGACTATGGTATACAATAACAAAACCGTAATTTTTTCTTAA
- a CDS encoding pimeloyl-ACP methyl ester carboxylesterase, whose amino-acid sequence MLNYITYPHRKSSVWVTFVHGAGGSSSIWYKQVREFRNHFNVLLLDLRGHGSSKPGLKDAFNDKYTFDYVTEDIIEVVDHLQIEKSHFIGISLGTVLIRNIAESYPERVVSMVMGGAIIRLDMRFRLLMVFGNMFKSFVPYIWLYRLFTFAIMPDSNHKESRLLFVREAKRLYQKEFIRWYKMGSQISTLLRLFRGVDIKIPTLYVMGGEDYLFLPSVKKMVNKQSVASLLTIENCGHVVNVEQPKFFNDFVISYISDFGD is encoded by the coding sequence TTGCTTAATTACATTACATATCCGCACCGGAAATCGTCCGTTTGGGTCACCTTTGTGCATGGCGCAGGAGGTAGCTCTTCCATTTGGTACAAACAAGTACGTGAGTTCAGAAATCACTTTAATGTTTTATTGCTTGATTTGAGAGGGCATGGTAGTTCTAAACCGGGTCTAAAAGATGCCTTTAACGATAAATATACCTTCGATTATGTGACCGAGGATATCATAGAAGTTGTAGACCATCTTCAAATTGAAAAATCTCATTTTATTGGTATTTCTCTGGGTACTGTTCTTATTCGGAATATAGCGGAAAGCTATCCTGAAAGAGTAGTAAGTATGGTTATGGGCGGGGCTATTATTCGTTTAGATATGCGATTTCGATTACTAATGGTGTTCGGTAATATGTTCAAATCGTTTGTACCCTACATATGGTTATACAGGCTATTCACATTTGCTATTATGCCTGATAGTAATCATAAAGAATCGCGCTTGTTATTTGTGCGAGAAGCCAAACGTTTGTATCAAAAAGAGTTTATTCGTTGGTATAAAATGGGATCCCAGATCAGTACGTTGTTGCGTTTGTTTAGGGGAGTAGATATCAAAATACCTACGCTTTATGTAATGGGTGGCGAAGATTATCTCTTTTTGCCTTCGGTCAAGAAAATGGTCAATAAGCAATCGGTTGCCAGTCTTTTGACGATTGAGAATTGTGGTCATGTCGTGAACGTAGAACAGCCCAAATTCTTTAACGATTTTGTGATTTCATATATTTCCGATTTTGGAGATTAA
- a CDS encoding orotidine-5'-phosphate decarboxylase, which produces MTTQQLVDQIHKKQSFLCIGLDTDLEKIPAFLLEEEDPLFSFNKAIIDATHHLCVAYKPNVAFYEAYGINGWKSLEKTIAYLNTNYPEIFTIADAKRGDIGNTSTRYAKAFFETLNFDSLTIAPYMGRDSVEPFLEFEGKHTILLALTSNKGAFDFQTLKVKGHELYKKVLQTSKEYKNSENLMYVVGATKAEFLKEIRQIVPDNFLLVPGVGAQGGNLEVVCRYGINSQVGLLINSSRGIIYASKEKDFAEAATKEAEKMQNQMAVILEKMK; this is translated from the coding sequence GTGACCACTCAGCAACTAGTTGACCAAATACATAAAAAACAATCTTTTCTCTGCATCGGTTTAGATACTGATCTCGAAAAAATACCTGCTTTTCTTTTAGAAGAAGAAGACCCTCTTTTTTCTTTTAACAAAGCGATTATTGATGCTACCCACCACTTATGCGTAGCCTATAAACCCAATGTTGCTTTTTATGAAGCTTACGGAATCAACGGCTGGAAATCTTTAGAAAAGACAATAGCCTATCTAAACACAAATTACCCTGAGATATTTACGATAGCCGATGCCAAGCGAGGTGATATCGGTAATACTTCTACACGATATGCAAAGGCATTTTTTGAGACTTTGAATTTCGATTCATTGACAATTGCACCTTACATGGGAAGAGATTCAGTTGAACCTTTCTTAGAATTTGAAGGCAAACATACTATTCTTTTGGCGCTGACCTCAAATAAGGGAGCCTTTGATTTTCAAACGTTAAAAGTTAAAGGTCACGAGCTTTATAAGAAGGTTCTCCAGACTTCAAAAGAGTATAAGAATTCTGAAAATTTAATGTATGTGGTCGGCGCTACAAAGGCTGAGTTCTTAAAAGAAATTAGACAAATTGTGCCAGATAATTTTTTATTGGTACCGGGTGTCGGGGCACAAGGGGGCAATCTAGAAGTAGTATGCCGCTATGGAATTAACAGCCAAGTGGGATTGCTAATCAATTCTTCAAGGGGAATTATTTATGCTTCAAAAGAAAAAGATTTTGCAGAGGCCGCAACAAAAGAGGCCGAGAAGATGCAAAATCAAATGGCGGTAATATTAGAAAAGATGAAGTAA